The genomic stretch ATGATTTTGATTCAGAGACGAAATAAAAAACGAGAAACTAAAAGCAGATATGAACTAACACAGACGAGACCAGTGGAGCCAGGACTGGAGCtgggaccaggactggagctgggaccaggactggagctgggaccaggactggagctgggaccaggactagaccaagaccggACCAAGACCTGAATGCACCGTAAACATgtgatattaaagaggaggtattctgcAAAAGCCCATTTTCCTCCCATGTtttaacactgttccctcatcaaaaacacgtctgaagaacTTTTAGATCATCCGTGCTTTTTTTTTGAacaatctagagatctctcctgggccctattcaaaccctccttacagatagcagtacgagtctgtacgaggctccgcccacaagcctatgtcacccacgctcctacacgacaatcctccataaatctacaaaaacatgactcaaaactgtgcactacgacttcacaaacctggtgtgatgtgcagtagtttcattagatgcagctgattgtgaagtgatcgtgctctgaagggggaggggcttagcacagagagcaaagacaGGGGAGACGTgtgtaaaatacctcctctttaaggcCTGAGCCAGGACCAAACCCGAGTGTCGACCTGTGAAAATCCATGTGCAGCTTCTGTCTTTTGTATCATGTGACTTGTGCTTAaatgtcccataatgcactgctctctgctctctgttCTGATGtcgtttcttcatcacaaacagacctggagtcgttgtgttttgtttcattctcacatgtttaaacacaaaaaaacgctgcagatttaggctgagttcttctctcaaactgaaaacactctgttccaccttgtgatgtcatcgtgtggcgatacaggaagtgctccgctgtgtttttaaaccgcacacaccttcatttccagaatcatttggatcatttcagtcctggagttgccacatatctcaactgaactaaaagtaaaaggagctgttcacttcaaaactaccacttgatgacatcacaaggtggaacgtcgcattttgagctttgtagatgtgacagactaataataaagtgcgactcaaacatgtgtgaatgaaacaaaacacaactccagcattagaacatgacttaaacctcacagggGTCAGTTTTATGTGATATTGGACTTTTacacttttgtgtgttttgtttgaccaGGTTTTTTCAGggactatatatttttttttacatattttcataAAGTTTTATATTCTGCTTTTGGAATAAACGTTATGTGAAAATACtcatgattcatgtttgagtttaatctttaatccactgttttcaagacgccatttttgtcgatctgcccccgtttaacctccacctgtgacacgccccctgtgacacgcccactgtgacacgcccactgtgacacgccccctgtgacacgcccactgtgacgtccgctcttccttctccagttttattttcttaatcgttgatacttgtcgcgtcgtcattttggtacaaatgtattaaaaagtgctgctctagtgtgatgtgcatctgtccacagggggcgctacagcatgaggcgctttagtgtgacgtttacggcgacatcagctccactggacaccacagttttctaacgtggacgTCAGCGGAGTACAGAACTTTTACACAGTTTGGTCcagagttactcctcacttcccttatgcatcagaacatcctaattattgagttgctacatgctaacatgcacttcctgattttttttttactaaaaaatgctttataattaaccTCAAGAGCACTGGGCCtttaaatgtcccacagtatggtattaaagaggggctaaAGTgcactttttggagctttttacctTGTTCCTTcttcaaaaacacgtctgaggTTTTAGAtcgatgcatgtttgagtaatctagagatctctatCAGGCCCCAGTACGAGGCtcaccttttcacagatctgagctgtgatttggcctggtggcatcacttgtttgtttccatggagaagttaaCCGTCACATaacctccattagaaaagttacataatgcgccTTTAAGTCAAACGGATGACCATGTTTACTCAGCAGTGACCTCCAGTGTGACCGGCGTGTTCCTCTGTGGTCGGGAGGGTTGTGGGGGAGGGTTGTGGGGGAGGTTGTGGGGGAGGGTTGTGGGTTTGCTTCCCCCAGACGTCCGGAGAAAGTGCCTTTGAGCAAAGTTAAAAATACTGAACCTGAgtcgacacaaaacacaactcacttCCCAAAAATGAGCGAAGCAGGTCAGTGTCAGACAGAGACCccgtttagacccggtttagacccggtttagacccggtttagacctggtttagacctggtttagacccggtttagacccggtttagacctggtttagtcctggtttagacctggtttagtcctggtttagacccggtttagtcctggtttagacccggtttagacctggtttagacctggtttagacctggttttagacctagtttaatcccggtttagacctagtttagtcctggtttagacctagtttagacctggtttagacctggtttagacctagtttagacctggtttagacctggtttagacctggtttagacctggtttagacctggtttagacctggtttagacctggtttaaacctggtttagacctagtttagacctggtttagtcctggtttagacctagtttagacctggtttagaccttgtttagacctagtttaaacctggtttagacctggtttagacctagtttagacctagtttagacctggtttagacctggtttagacctggtttaaacctggtttagacctagtttagacctggtttagtcctggtttagacctagtttagacctggtttagtcctggtttagaccttgtttagacctagtttaaacctggtttagaccttgtttagacctagtttagacctagtttagacctagtttagacctagtttagacctggtttagacctggtttagacctggtttaaacctggtttagtcctggtttagacctagtttagacctggtttagtcctggtttagacctggtttagacctggtttagacctggtttagacctggtttagacctggtttagacctggtttaggtctaCTTAAAGCTGTAGGcgagcgccctctactggcctGCTCTGTGTAGTGCAGTCTTCTCTTGAGCTTCTGTCTTTGTTTTTAACAGCTTCAAATATTCTAATGTCCAAACTCAGAATGTTTGTCATAAAaagttttacaaaaaacaaaccagttTTATAGAAAAAGGAATGTTTATTCATTAATGACATTTTTGGctccaaaacaaatatttgtCCTTTGGCCCGTTTCATCCTGAAGCATCGTCAAAGGCACCAAACAGATTATCCAGCTGAAGTTTGGTCTAGAAAAAACACCCAGAAACagttaaacctggattaaagagggagtatgtACTTctagggggtattaaagagggagtatgtacttctgtggggtattaaagagggagtatgtACTTctagggggtattaaagagggagtatgtacttctgtggggtattaaagagggagtatgtacttctgtggggtattaactgtttcccgttattgttttaaaaatgctatatataaGTTCCACTTTCATTTTAGCTgttctgagtctctcctctctttgctctctgtgctaagcccctcccccttcagaccacgatcacaacacaatcagctgcgtcccactaatgaaactactgcacatcacaccaggtttgtgaagtcatagtgcacagtttgtatcatgtttttgtatatttatggaggattgtcgtgtgggagcatgggtgacgttgGCTTGTGAGCGGAgcctcgtactgctaactgtaaggagggtttgaatagaccCAGGACAGAttgctagattattcaaacatgcatgggtgatatttaaaatctattcagacgtgtttttatgagagaacaacattataacaagataGAAAGCTCAAAAGAATCGATTTTGCAAACTAACCctctttaaaccaggactaaaccaggactaaaccaggactaaaccaggactaaaccaggactaaaccaggactaaaccaggactaaaccaggactaaaccaggactggtcTCAGCTGGCTTTGATCTTGTAGTTTGTCCTCAGGAGGCTTCCGTAGACTCGTATGAAGCAGTAGGCCACGCCCACGGCGCAGTACACGGAGGTGAGCAGCAGGGGCAGAAACGGCAGGCGCGCGCTCACTGTCGACAGGGGCAGGAGCAGCTCAGAGGTCACACACACCAGACCCAGACCGCACAGGTACCAGCGCTCCAGGGCGCACAGTAGAGAGGACCTGGGCACAGAGGCATCATGGGAAATGAAGTCCACACGCACCAAAACACCCGACCAATCGCACACCAGAGAGGTCATCGTCATGGCAACCTACAGTAACAGACGTTCAGCTCCAGCAGCCAATGCTACACACAAACTCTCTGCTAACTATCAGGGAGCAGGggactttttacaattttctcttaaagctacagtgtgtaactttctggaggtcacCTGCATGATAGACAATATAAAGTTAAACCCATGCctaaaacattctccatggagatgccaaactgtggaatattatagccaaaagaataTTTCCACAGAAACTAGTAGGCTCCTCCAGACCAaagaagagtcaggtttgtggagatgcgaggcATCAGTCAGGCTATGGTTATGGTTTTGGTTGAGGTTATAGGGTCAGGGCCGATATCATGgataaaataatcacaattaaagATTATATCACAGTAATTattgttgctgacagtttaaatgttcttgatatgaataattacaattttaatattatgaacaggttctgtttttacacagagttgtactttatcagtgaaaacagcagTGATCTAGAGGAGGCCATCCGATTATTGTCGAcgctttttatcacgataaatgataaatgataatattgtttatcaccCCGTCCCTAGTTTGGTTTACTCTCGACTAAcaccagaaaataaaacacacaacagtcaaaaacatcacatttcagGCCTGTCCAACAGAAGACACACGACTGACCCGTGCAGTCTGTGGAGCGAACTGAAGGAGAAGACTGAGAACAGCAACATCAGGAGGAACTTCAGCGGCAGCTCTGGAAACACAAcacagtcagatgccctcccagatgctgtggtgtgtcagatgccctcccagatgctgtggtgtgtcagatgccctcccagatgctGTGGTTGTACCTGCTGCGGTGAAGATCAGTGGGAACAGGGAGTAGTGTCCAGTTGACGCCAAAACCAGAAATATCCCAGCATCCTCTCTGCTCTGCACGGCCAGAACGCTACAGCAACAAGCAGGGACAAAAAGGTTTAGACCCATCCACgaaatctgaactaaaccaagtctaaaccagatctaaaccaggtctgtgtcTGACCTGAGGGGCAGGATGGCGAGGAGCACGGCCTTCTCATGGACGTGCCACCCAAACAGGAAGGAACCGAGCGCACACAGGACCAGCGCTCGCAGGAAGGAGGCGGAGCAACGCGGGCGCCACATCAGGAACAACACCGCGGGCTGTGGAGACAATACAACAGGTCATAGTCTACGTTTCCACGACTCCACGCCGCTGTTTGATGACATCGTAGTTTGGGTCTCGTGACTTAAGCACTGACGCTTCTTCTGTGTCGATGAGTGACATTCAAAGGCTGTACTTTCTCCGTGGCGTGGAGTGCGTGGGCGTGACTGGTCCACTAAGTGCTGACTTCATATGAACTCAGCGGCTGCTTTTCCTTAGTTTGGCTcgtactattttttttaaattcctcgtatatagtgattttgattgacagctcgcTCGGGGCAGGGACTccccacaggaggagctcggagtagagtcgctgctccttcACATTAGTCTATCAGGGTCAGAGAGACTTGTACAGGATAAGTTCAGCAACAGGTACAGGtctctggactaaacctggactaaaacaggactgaaacaaaactaaagtagaacaaaagtaggactaaaccaggactcaccaGAATGGCCAGTGCGGTGCAGAGGAGCGTCACCGTCGGGGAGATCGAGGGCAGAGCCGTGTGATGAAACTCCTGAACCAAACCTCCAGTCATCGAGGCCTGAGGACCAGAACCGACCAGACCCAGACGAAGACCTGAGAACagggacaaaccaggactaaaaacaagactacatcaggtctaaatcaggactaaagcaggtctaaacccggtcttaCCCAGCACGGTGAGGGCCTTGTCTGCAGCGTTGTACAGGGCCCAGGCGTTCGGGGCCCAGTAGGCGTGGCACAGTCCTCTCTTAAAGGGGAAGAGACGCGACAAAACCTGAGGCATCTGACCCTGAGGAGggagaccagaaccaggactgaaccaggactgaaccaggattgaaccaggactgaaccaggactgaaccaggactgaaccaggactgaagaaggacgggtcaaatgcagagaaagagTTTCCCACACGAGGAATAAATatataccttaaccttaaaccaggactaaaaaaggactgagCCAGGTTTTAAACAGAGCTGGACTAGAGGACTTAAGGcctagaccgggactgaaccatgacCAAAGCCCGTCAGTGTTTGAGTGactgttaccatggcgatgAAGGGGCCGAAGGACACGGCGGTGACCAAGAGAACGATCAGACCCAGAGCTGAGAAACGCAGCAAACTGAAGCTCCTCCAGTTCAACCGGCCGTCtgcaacacacagacagacggcagggggcgctgtcaggACGGGTTTAGGGCCcgtatcagaactaaaccacaagtaaaacaggattaaccaggagtaaaccaggactgaaccaggtctaaaccagggctaaaccaggattagaccaggact from Periophthalmus magnuspinnatus isolate fPerMag1 chromosome 14, fPerMag1.2.pri, whole genome shotgun sequence encodes the following:
- the alg8 gene encoding probable dolichyl pyrophosphate Glc1Man9GlcNAc2 alpha-1,3-glucosyltransferase, whose translation is MAAADGWFTALAVGVSLLKCLFINAYRSTDFEVHRNWLAITHSLPVSRWYYENTSEWTLDYPPLFAWFEFGLSHVGRHFDKNMLQIQKAPYESDATLLFQRLSVICTDLVYILATRECCRCVSEQKSSRDILNRPSFVLAVLLLFNFGLLIVDHIHFQYNGFLMGFLLLSVAKHLQSKHLQGALLFSILLNLKHIYLYVAPAYGVFLLRSYCFTKDHSDGRLNWRSFSLLRFSALGLIVLLVTAVSFGPFIAMGQMPQVLSRLFPFKRGLCHAYWAPNAWALYNAADKALTVLGLRLGLVGSGPQASMTGGLVQEFHHTALPSISPTVTLLCTALAILPAVLFLMWRPRCSASFLRALVLCALGSFLFGWHVHEKAVLLAILPLSVLAVQSREDAGIFLVLASTGHYSLFPLIFTAAELPLKFLLMLLFSVFSFSSLHRLHGSSLLCALERWYLCGLGLVCVTSELLLPLSTVSARLPFLPLLLTSVYCAVGVAYCFIRVYGSLLRTNYKIKAS